In the Paenibacillus sp. FSL H7-0357 genome, one interval contains:
- a CDS encoding SDR family NAD(P)-dependent oxidoreductase — translation MKKRLVDFDTSEVLSTNENIKFEQISSKDIAVIGVSCQIGSAKNTNEFWNCMVEGKSLIEEIPQTRKKDITDVLKQSGIAPKEFKKATYLGNIDMFDYKFFSLPAIEAQLMDPHQRLFLETVYATMEDAGYGGRELVGSETGVFVGLSSDGLNEYKALAQRSAPELVGLTTSGNLKSIIAGRISYIFDFKGPSSLVDTACSSSLSALHLACRSIRAGECNTAIAGSVRINMLPASQANDYKMGTESSDGYTRTFDAESDGTNTAEGVAAVLLKPLHQAMLDHDHIYAVVKGSAWNQDGSSVGLTAPNPAAQERVILRAWQDAGIDPESISYLEAHGTATKLGDPIEIQGIHNAFRKHTSKMQFCAIGSVKTNIGHLDHAAGIAGFIKAVLALEHQQIPPMLHFKQPNPNISFINSPVYIADRLIEWERSPGSKRRCGVSSFGLSGTNCHVVLEEAPERTEASPDNLHHIFTLSAMEQTNLLDMVNRYILFLSSSAGQHRIGDICYTVNTGRGHYAHRLVLKACSIEELLQQLERFLKTPFVTMEEHHIYYGSHNVSANKVTWPNYETASGSASEHVKELLSNISKDSSGAGRTFHDFAQAYTQGTEMNWKLLYPTRSYNKVSVPTYSYSKSRCWINIPEKHTQPVERRETLTSVHEEEYCYYQPKWVPQSINDKLPEPIDGMTVFFRTTAPVCGQICTLLERQNRDYIEVYYGPQYSKVTDYEYVISGNDSDYLLLLEQVGKVGHVIHAFDLEERLPHHTLELQERLVRSVYSLASLSKALFKKQRRQETVISVLTRFANAVTGDEPQIDPIGAAMLGMAKVIHQEHPYLYTRSFDLDITIEPPVIGQMLSSIREATEFAYRNGVRYIESLQAADLGTTEAVSIRHNGVYVITGGHGGIGLEVAKHWARQQQISIALVSRTPLPSREEWSSIKAGDDPKRKRIIESIEEMESLGSTIHSYSADVTDFDQMDVLIQQIRASFGNISGIFHAAGIAGDGMLFRRSQEQMDAVLSPKVMGTWNLHLLTKDNDLDFFVLCSSLASLTGGVGQGDYTAANRFMDSFASYRSRLGMTACSINWPAWKEVGMAANYGVKESDKDISHITPRSALAALDQILYSNRPRVILGEMNAVHANQVAMNGQIQEQPFFKNVQLVGRESGEYTELEKLLASIWGELFERDVMRVDDNFYDLGGHSLLLIRVEVELEKHGVAVDHLNIEQDRTLEKIAETLENSNSKVED, via the coding sequence GTGAAAAAAAGACTAGTCGACTTCGATACTTCTGAAGTGCTATCAACGAACGAGAATATCAAGTTTGAACAAATCTCAAGTAAGGATATTGCAGTGATTGGTGTATCTTGTCAGATTGGGAGCGCAAAAAATACAAATGAATTTTGGAATTGTATGGTTGAAGGGAAGAGTCTAATAGAAGAAATTCCGCAAACACGCAAAAAAGATATTACAGATGTGCTAAAGCAAAGCGGCATCGCCCCTAAGGAATTTAAGAAAGCTACTTATCTTGGTAACATCGACATGTTCGATTATAAGTTTTTTTCTCTGCCGGCTATTGAGGCCCAGTTAATGGATCCGCACCAACGGCTCTTTCTGGAGACTGTCTATGCCACTATGGAGGATGCGGGATACGGGGGGAGGGAGCTCGTTGGCAGCGAAACCGGAGTATTTGTCGGATTATCAAGCGACGGGCTCAATGAATACAAAGCACTCGCGCAAAGGTCCGCTCCGGAGCTTGTGGGTCTGACAACTTCAGGTAATCTAAAATCGATTATTGCCGGGAGGATTTCCTATATATTTGATTTTAAAGGCCCCAGCAGTTTGGTGGATACTGCATGCTCTTCATCTTTGTCTGCACTTCATCTGGCATGCCGCTCTATCCGCGCAGGCGAATGCAATACTGCGATAGCGGGAAGCGTCAGAATCAATATGTTACCGGCCAGTCAGGCGAATGACTACAAAATGGGAACTGAATCATCAGACGGGTACACGCGAACATTCGATGCAGAATCGGATGGAACAAATACTGCAGAGGGAGTCGCGGCTGTTCTGTTGAAACCACTGCATCAAGCGATGCTGGATCATGATCATATCTATGCGGTCGTTAAGGGCAGCGCATGGAATCAAGATGGAAGCTCGGTAGGACTAACAGCACCGAATCCAGCCGCACAGGAGCGGGTTATTCTAAGAGCATGGCAAGATGCGGGAATCGATCCCGAATCCATTTCATATCTGGAAGCCCATGGTACGGCAACAAAGCTGGGAGATCCTATCGAAATCCAAGGGATACACAATGCATTCCGCAAGCATACCTCAAAGATGCAATTTTGCGCCATCGGTTCTGTCAAAACGAATATCGGTCATTTGGATCATGCAGCGGGAATCGCCGGTTTTATTAAGGCCGTGCTGGCCTTAGAGCATCAACAAATTCCACCGATGCTGCATTTTAAACAACCTAATCCTAATATATCGTTTATTAATTCGCCCGTTTATATTGCAGACCGGTTAATCGAGTGGGAGCGTTCACCAGGTTCAAAAAGAAGATGCGGGGTAAGTTCGTTCGGTTTAAGCGGAACGAATTGCCATGTCGTATTAGAGGAGGCTCCTGAACGAACAGAGGCTTCCCCTGACAATTTGCATCATATTTTCACCTTATCTGCCATGGAACAAACGAACCTGTTAGATATGGTAAACAGATATATACTTTTCCTATCGAGTTCTGCCGGCCAGCATAGAATCGGGGATATTTGCTACACCGTTAATACGGGGAGAGGCCACTACGCTCACCGCTTGGTGCTGAAGGCATGCAGCATAGAAGAACTGCTTCAGCAATTGGAGCGATTTCTAAAAACCCCATTCGTTACGATGGAAGAGCATCATATTTATTACGGCAGCCATAACGTCAGCGCTAACAAAGTCACCTGGCCGAATTATGAAACTGCATCCGGTTCCGCTTCCGAGCACGTCAAAGAACTTCTGTCCAATATTAGCAAAGATTCGTCCGGTGCGGGAAGAACGTTTCATGATTTCGCTCAGGCTTATACACAAGGAACAGAGATGAATTGGAAACTGTTATATCCGACACGTTCTTACAATAAAGTCAGTGTGCCGACCTACAGCTATTCGAAAAGCAGATGCTGGATCAACATTCCGGAGAAGCATACACAGCCTGTTGAGAGACGTGAGACTTTAACATCCGTGCATGAAGAGGAGTATTGTTATTACCAGCCAAAATGGGTGCCCCAAAGTATTAATGACAAACTCCCGGAACCCATTGACGGGATGACGGTTTTCTTTCGAACAACGGCTCCGGTTTGCGGCCAGATCTGTACATTGCTGGAAAGACAAAACCGGGATTATATTGAAGTTTATTATGGACCCCAGTACAGCAAAGTAACGGATTATGAATACGTGATTTCAGGCAATGACTCTGACTACCTCTTATTGCTCGAGCAAGTAGGAAAGGTTGGGCATGTCATCCATGCCTTTGATCTCGAAGAACGGCTGCCGCACCATACCTTGGAGCTGCAGGAACGCCTCGTTCGCAGCGTGTACAGCTTGGCTTCTTTATCAAAAGCATTGTTCAAGAAGCAGCGAAGACAAGAAACAGTGATTTCTGTCCTTACCCGATTTGCAAATGCCGTGACAGGGGACGAGCCACAGATCGATCCGATCGGTGCCGCTATGCTCGGGATGGCGAAGGTTATTCATCAAGAACATCCGTACCTGTACACTCGCAGCTTTGATTTGGACATAACGATTGAACCTCCCGTAATTGGGCAAATGTTATCATCAATCAGAGAAGCGACAGAATTTGCATACCGCAACGGCGTTAGATATATAGAAAGCTTACAGGCAGCGGATCTTGGAACAACCGAAGCCGTTTCCATTCGCCACAATGGTGTCTATGTCATTACAGGAGGACATGGGGGGATTGGCTTAGAAGTGGCCAAACATTGGGCGAGACAACAGCAAATCTCCATTGCCCTTGTAAGCCGGACGCCCTTGCCGAGCCGTGAAGAATGGAGCTCTATTAAAGCGGGGGATGATCCTAAACGAAAACGCATCATTGAAAGCATAGAAGAAATGGAGAGTCTGGGTTCAACCATACATTCTTACAGCGCGGATGTTACCGATTTCGATCAAATGGACGTGCTGATCCAGCAGATTAGAGCCAGCTTCGGAAATATTAGTGGAATTTTTCATGCTGCAGGCATCGCAGGAGACGGGATGCTGTTCAGGAGAAGCCAAGAGCAAATGGACGCGGTCTTATCTCCTAAAGTAATGGGGACATGGAACTTACACTTGCTTACGAAAGACAATGACCTTGACTTTTTTGTGCTGTGCTCGTCGCTCGCTTCGCTTACTGGGGGAGTGGGTCAAGGGGACTACACGGCTGCCAACAGGTTTATGGATTCATTCGCTTCCTACCGATCCCGATTAGGTATGACGGCTTGTTCTATCAATTGGCCGGCCTGGAAGGAAGTCGGTATGGCTGCTAATTACGGCGTCAAAGAAAGCGATAAAGATATTAGCCATATTACACCTCGTTCTGCGCTGGCTGCACTTGATCAAATCCTATATTCGAATCGGCCCAGAGTGATTCTGGGAGAGATGAATGCTGTACACGCAAATCAAGTAGCGATGAATGGTCAGATTCAGGAACAACCGTTCTTCAAGAACGTACAGCTGGTTGGAAGAGAATCCGGTGAATACACCGAACTTGAGAAATTATTGGCAAGCATTTGGGGAGAACTGTTCGAACGTGATGTGATGAGGGTGGATGACAATTTTTACGACTTGGGGGGACACTCCTTATTGCTTATCCGGGTGGAGGTTGAGCTGGAAAAGCATGGTGTGGCGGTAGACCATTTAAATATTGAACAAGACCGGACGCTTGAGAAAATAGCGGAAACTCTGGAAAACTCGAATTCTAAGGTTGAGGACTGA
- a CDS encoding BtrH N-terminal domain-containing protein, with protein MAKIIEPIEPFNEIYYQSCLYNSLFPVIRHFQLSILPLLINDWVVYETALTGEGALCGISYRSNKGLIEALAGLGIAVEKEQFAGTVIDKIKSAVDMGRPVILWVDCYELPIRKDTFRKKHLPHTILVHGYNDCTGHFHIIEHLQMENLSYDKKTIRMEDLERAYIEFDHEFNQGQMKLDSYYEFYKLNQAASMISGEAEQYQELIQANMNVITEGLDQLLEVSELWYGRLMQQAHISIDYAAQQLDKLNSIILAKQAESYKLKLLQMEQEPLSAILQSITNEWSMIRAIVGKYVYSNQFKVEQFAELPDRISSIYDAELKFYETFLTKR; from the coding sequence ATGGCAAAAATCATTGAACCGATAGAACCTTTTAACGAAATCTATTATCAAAGCTGCTTGTATAATTCGTTGTTTCCGGTTATACGGCATTTTCAGCTTAGTATATTGCCGTTACTGATTAACGATTGGGTTGTGTATGAAACGGCCCTGACAGGGGAAGGCGCTCTTTGCGGAATCTCTTACAGAAGCAATAAGGGTCTTATTGAAGCTCTTGCAGGGCTTGGAATCGCAGTCGAGAAGGAACAGTTTGCCGGAACAGTCATTGACAAAATCAAGAGTGCGGTAGACATGGGGAGACCTGTGATACTATGGGTTGATTGTTACGAATTGCCGATTCGCAAAGACACTTTTCGGAAGAAGCATTTGCCACACACCATCTTAGTTCATGGATATAATGATTGTACCGGCCATTTTCATATTATTGAACATTTGCAGATGGAGAACCTGTCCTATGATAAAAAAACAATTCGGATGGAAGATTTGGAGCGGGCTTATATTGAATTTGATCATGAATTCAATCAAGGACAAATGAAGCTGGATTCCTACTATGAATTTTATAAGCTGAATCAAGCTGCTTCCATGATTTCCGGCGAAGCGGAACAATATCAGGAACTCATTCAGGCAAATATGAATGTAATTACAGAAGGTCTAGACCAGCTGCTGGAAGTGTCGGAGCTGTGGTATGGGAGATTGATGCAGCAAGCGCACATATCTATAGATTATGCTGCACAGCAACTCGATAAGCTGAATTCAATCATATTGGCGAAACAAGCGGAGAGCTACAAGCTGAAGCTTTTGCAGATGGAGCAGGAGCCTTTAAGTGCCATTCTACAGAGTATTACTAATGAGTGGAGCATGATTAGAGCGATCGTGGGCAAATATGTATACTCCAATCAGTTTAAAGTTGAACAATTCGCCGAATTGCCGGATCGAATCAGCAGTATTTACGATGCCGAGTTAAAGTTTTACGAAACCTTTTTAACGAAGCGATGA